The genomic region tttaatagagacggggtttcactgtgttagccaggatggccttcatctcctgacctcatgatccgcccacctcggcctcccagagtgctgggattacaggcgtgagccaccgcacccggcctgatttttaaattttttttagagatggggtctcactatgttgcccaggctgatcttgaactcctggtttcaagtgatcctcctgccttggcctcccaaagttctgggattacaggcatgagccaccatgcatagCCAGGAGTTGTATTTTTGTAACTTTCCTTGTCATGAATTTCAGACCTAGTCCTTTATGACATTATTTTGGACTTTTACTTCTGagacttccagcctgggctaacCAATCTTCTGGCCTAAAAACAGCTACTATCACCACAGTCTGTTGTAAACAATGAAGTTTCTTTGTTTACTGTTTTTACCTGATGCTCTCATAATCTGAATAGTTACTCCACTGTTAACAAGGTCCCTGAGACCTTGCCGATTTCGTTGATCCATGTGCCAAAAAAGCCGTGCTACATAGATCACTAGAGTGACACCAGGGTGCTGACTCAAAAACTCTCTAATAGCCTGGGAGCATTCCCAGCAGGGACTCCAGGACAAGAACCAGGTGATGGAGCAGCTGATGGATGAGTGAAAACGTCTTTCTGAcgtaaatttttttataaaattaacttCCACGTGATTGGTGGTGTTTTTGCCTGAGCTTCGCCAGATCTTCCAGCTCATGCCCCACTTGATTTCGTAGAGCAGACAGGTCTCTTTACGAAGTTCTCTGGGGTCATAGAAGACATCAAACTCCCAGGATTCGATTCTTCTCCTGAAATACAAAAAGCAGCCCACGCTGTCATGCCATATTTAGAGAGATCTTAGAAATCTTTTCCTGctcccctcttcttttttttttttttttttaagatggagtctcacactgttgcccagactggagtgcagtggtgcaatctcagctcaccacaacctctgcctcccaggtttaagtgatttt from Pongo pygmaeus isolate AG05252 chromosome 10, NHGRI_mPonPyg2-v2.0_pri, whole genome shotgun sequence harbors:
- the APOBEC1 gene encoding C->U-editing enzyme APOBEC-1 isoform X1, with protein sequence MTPEEEVQRQSTMTSEKGPSTGDPTLRRRIESWEFDVFYDPRELRKETCLLYEIKWGMSWKIWRSSGKNTTNHVEVNFIKKFTSERRFHSSISCSITWFLSWSPCWECSQAIREFLSQHPGVTLVIYVARLFWHMDQRNRQGLRDLVNSGVTIQIMRASEYYHCWRNFVNYPPGDEAHWPQYPPLWMMLYALELHCIILSLPPCLKISRRWQNHLAFFRLHLQNCHYQMIPPHILLATGLIHPSVTWK
- the APOBEC1 gene encoding C->U-editing enzyme APOBEC-1 isoform X2, yielding MTSEKGPSTGDPTLRRRIESWEFDVFYDPRELRKETCLLYEIKWGMSWKIWRSSGKNTTNHVEVNFIKKFTSERRFHSSISCSITWFLSWSPCWECSQAIREFLSQHPGVTLVIYVARLFWHMDQRNRQGLRDLVNSGVTIQIMRASEYYHCWRNFVNYPPGDEAHWPQYPPLWMMLYALELHCIILSLPPCLKISRRWQNHLAFFRLHLQNCHYQMIPPHILLATGLIHPSVTWK